A stretch of DNA from Halobacillus litoralis:
AGGAGTGGAATCATGAAGCAGTACATTTTATCAATCGATCAGGGTACAACAAGTTCAAGAGCGATTTTGTTCAATTATGAAGGGCAGATCGTAGAAACCGCTCAAAAAGAATTCGAGCAGCATTTTCCTAAGCCAGGCTGGGTAGAACATGATGCAAACGAAATTTGGACATCTGTTCTTGCATGTATTGCGGATGTTCTAAGAAAATCAGATATTGAAGCGAGTCAGGTCGCAGGCATTGGAATTACGAACCAACGTGAAACGACTGTTGTTTGGGACAAAAACACGGGCAAACCGATTTATAAAGCAATCGTATGGCAGTCCCGTCAAACACAAAGCATCTGTAATGAATTGAAAGAGCAAGGGTTGGAAGATACATTCAGAGATAAAACAGGTCTCCTGCTTGACCCATACTTTGCAGGAACTAAGGTGAAGTGGATTTTAGACAATGTTGACGGAGCAAGAGAAAAAGCAGAAAACGGAGATCTCATGTTCGGAACGATCGACACGTGGCTCGTTTACAAGCTTTCTGGCCAGAAAACACATGTGACCGACTATTCCAATGCTTCCCGGACATTGATGTATAACATCCATGACCTGAAGTGGGACGATGAACTGCTTGATATCTTAGATGTACCGAAAAGCATGTTGCCGGAGGTGAAGCCTTCATCTGAAGTTTATGCAAATACGGTAGATTACCACTTTTTCGGAAAAGAAGTGCCAATCGCCGGAATCGCCGGCGATCAACAGGCAGCCCTTTTCGGACAAGCGTGTTTTGAAAAAGGAATGGGCAAGAACACTTACGGAACCGGTGGTTTCATGTTATTGAACACAGGAGAAGAAGCAGTCAAGTCCGAGAACGGACTGTTGACGACACTTGCCTGGGGTATTGATGGAAAAGTCGAATACGCCCTGGAAGGAAGCATTTTCGTATCAGGTTCTGCCATTCAATGGCTTCGTGACGGTTTAAATATGGTTGAATCTTCTCCGCAGAGTGAGGAAATCGCTGGACAGGTGAAATCTACGGACGGCGTTTACGTTGTTCCTGCATTCGTTGGTCTTGGCACGCCTTATTGGGATAGCGAAGCTCGTGGAGCTGTCTTCGGTCTGACGCGTGGAACGACCAAAGCTCACTTCGTACGAGCCACGCTTGAATCTCTTGCATACCAGACGAAAGATGTGGTGGATGCGATGGTCGAAGATTCCGGCATCGAAGTGAAAAAACTTCGTGTCGATGGAGGTGCCGTCAAAAACAACCTCTTGATGCAGTTCCAAAGTGACTTGCTTGATGTGACCGTCGAGCGTCCAGAGGTCAATGAAACAACGGCTCTTGGTGCGGCTTACCTTGCGGGTCTTGCTGTAGGTTTCTGGGAAGATCGAAAAGAAATCGCAAATCAATGGAAAGTGGAAAGAGAGTTTGAGCCTAGTATGAATGAGGAGAAAAGTAAGAAACTATACAAAGGCTGGCAAAAAGCTGTGGAAGCAACAAGGGTATTCAAGCAAGAAGAATAATTCCTTGAAAACATCTCCCTCTCTGATATAATAGTGTTACAAGTTAATGAAAACGGT
This window harbors:
- the glpK gene encoding glycerol kinase GlpK; this translates as MKQYILSIDQGTTSSRAILFNYEGQIVETAQKEFEQHFPKPGWVEHDANEIWTSVLACIADVLRKSDIEASQVAGIGITNQRETTVVWDKNTGKPIYKAIVWQSRQTQSICNELKEQGLEDTFRDKTGLLLDPYFAGTKVKWILDNVDGAREKAENGDLMFGTIDTWLVYKLSGQKTHVTDYSNASRTLMYNIHDLKWDDELLDILDVPKSMLPEVKPSSEVYANTVDYHFFGKEVPIAGIAGDQQAALFGQACFEKGMGKNTYGTGGFMLLNTGEEAVKSENGLLTTLAWGIDGKVEYALEGSIFVSGSAIQWLRDGLNMVESSPQSEEIAGQVKSTDGVYVVPAFVGLGTPYWDSEARGAVFGLTRGTTKAHFVRATLESLAYQTKDVVDAMVEDSGIEVKKLRVDGGAVKNNLLMQFQSDLLDVTVERPEVNETTALGAAYLAGLAVGFWEDRKEIANQWKVEREFEPSMNEEKSKKLYKGWQKAVEATRVFKQEE